AGCACGCGACCATGCACTCGGACTCGGTGATCTACGCCACCGCGGTGGTGATGCTCCTCGTGCGCTGGAACGAGCGGCGCGACCTCACCGGCTGGCTCGGCGTGCTCGGCGTGCTGCCGGTGCTTGCCGTGGGCATGTTCGTGAACAACCGCCGCATCGTGTACGTGGAGATCGTCCTCGCGCTCGCGACGCTCTACTTCCTGTTGCCCTGGAACGCGGTGAAGCGGCTCGCCACGCGCGCCGTGCTGCTGATGGTGCCCCTGGTGCCGCTCTACCTGGCGGTGGGCTGGAACTCGAGCGCGGGCATCTTCAAGCCGGCGCAGACGGTGAAGTCCATCGTGTCCGCGGACGCGGACCGCTCCACGGCCACGCGCGAGATCGAGAACTACAACCTGTACATCACCCTCAAGCAGAACCCGCTCATCGGCACGGGGCTGGGGCACGAGTACGTCGAGCAGTCGCGCGCGGACGACATCTCCCAGTTCTTCCCGCAGTACCGCTTCATCCCCCACAACAGCCTGCTCGGGCTGTGGGCCTTCGGGGGGCTGGTGGGCTTCACCTGCGTGTGGGCGCCCCTGCTGGTGGCGGTGTTCCTCGCCGTGCGCAGCTACCGCTTCGCGCACCGGCCCGGCGACCGCACCGCGGCGCTCACCATCATCGCCGCCATCTTCGCCTTCGTCTGCCAGGCCTACGGCGACATGGGCCTGCAGAGCTGGCCCGGCGTCTTCCTCGCGGCCGCAGCCGTCAGCGTGGCGGGAAAGCTCGCGGTGGCGGTGGGCGCGTGGCCCGAGCGCCGCGTGCGCGCCGCCCCGCCCGCGCTCGCCCTTCCCTCCCGCGCCCCTTCCCAGGAGTCGCTCGCGTGACGTCCCCCACCCTGCTCTCGCTGCTGCCGCTGCTGGACATGGCGCTGCTGCTGCTCGCCGTGCCGGCGCTGCTCGCCGCGCTCTACCTGCTCGCGCTCACCCTGCTCTCGGGCCGGCTGCCGGTCCCCGCGCGCGCGCCTGCGCGGCTTCGCTTCGACCTCGTCGTGCCCGCGCACAACGAGGAGGCGGGCATCGCGCGCACCGTGGCGAACCTCTCCGCGCTCGACTACCCGGCCGCCCTGCGGCGCATCGTCGTCGTGGCGGACAACTGCACGGACGCCACCGCCGAGCGTGCGCGCGCCGCCGGGGCGCACGTGCTGGTGCGCCACGACGCCGAGCGCCGCGGCAAGGGCTACGCGCTCGAGTACGCCTTCGCCCGGAGCCTGGAGGAGGCGCAGGCGGACGCGGTGGTGGTGGTGGACGCGGACACGGTGGTGTCCGCGGGCCTGCTGCACGCCTTCGCGGCGCGGCTGGAGGCGGGCGCACGGGCGGTGCAGGCAGAGTACGGCGTGCAGAACCCGGATGCCTCCTGGCGCACGCGCCTGCTCACCATCGCCTTCGCGCTGTTCCACGACGTGCGCAGCCGTGCGCGCGAGCGCCTGGGGCTCTCCTGCGGCCTGCGCGGCAACGGCATGTGCTTCGCGCTCCCGCTGCTGCGCCAGGTCCCGCACGACGCCTTCTCCGTGGTGGAGGACGTGGAGTACGGGCTTCGCCTGGGGCTCGCGGGGCAGCGCGTGCACTACGCCGGCGAGGTGAAGGTGCTAGGAGAGATGGTGGCCGGTGAGCAGGGCTCGCGCTCGCAGCGCCGGCGCTGGGAGGGCGGGCGGCTGCAGCTGATGCGCCAGCACGGGCTGCCGCTGCTCGGCCGCGGCCTCGCGCAGCGCTCGGGCCTGCTGGTGGACCTGGCCCTGGACATCCTCGTCCCGCCGCTCTCGTGGCTCGCCGCGCCCGCGCTCCTCCTCGGGGCGCTCGCGCTCGCGCTCTCGCTCGCGGGCGGGCACGCGCTGCTGTCGCTCGGGGCCTGGGGCGCCGTCCTGGCCATGCTCACGCTGTACGTGCTGCGCGGCTGGTGGCTGTCCGGAATGGGGCTGCGCGGCCTTGCGGACCTGGCGTGCGCGCCGCTGTACGTGCTCTGGAAGCTGGTGCTGTTGCTGCGCCGCCCGCAGCACCCGAAGGGTGCGTGGGTGAGAACGACCCGCGAGGGGGAGTCCCGATGATGAAGCGACGCGAGGCCGTGTCCTCCCTCTCCGCGAGCTCCGAGCCGCTCGCGCTCGCGGCGGCCGTGAAGGCCAACCCCCGGCTCAGCCCCGAGCTGCAGCAGCTGTGGTTCACGCTGCTGCGCGAGCCGTGGAGCACGCTGGTGGTGATGCCCAGCCACCCGGGCGGCTCCTCCATCGAGCTCACGCGCGCGCTGGCGGAGGTCGCCCGCATGCACCGCGGCAGCCCGCCCATGGTCATCGACGCGCGCGGCGCGGAGCTGGGGCGCGCGCCGCACTTCATCATCGACATGAGCACCCACGTGGACAACGGGGGCATGGTGCTGGTGGCGGCGGACGCGGTGGTGGAGAACCAGGTGGGCATCCCGCTCGCGCTCGCGGCCAACGCGGTGCTGCTCACGGTGACGCTGGGCCAGGCGGACGTGGCGAGCGCGGAGCGCACGCTGGAGCTGCTCGGGCGCCAGCGCATCCTCGGCTGCGTGACGGTGCCGGCGGTGGAGGCGCGATGAAGGCGGCGGCGAGCGGCGGCAGGGCGGTCCCGTTGCTCGCGGCGCGGGCGCTCGTGCTGCTCGCGCTGGCGCTCGCCTGCGGGCGCAGCGCCGTGGCGGCCGAGCGCGCGCCGGGCCAGCGCACCCAGGCGGCGCCGGCCCCCAGCGAGCCCCTCTACGTGTCCGGGCTCAAGGGCGAGTGGCAGGACTACGGCTGGGCGCCGCGCGAGCTGAAGGCCGGCGCGCCCGCGCGCCTGGACCTCAGCAACAAGGGCGGGTGGATCATCGCCCGGCCGGGCTACGGCGCCCGGCCCGCGGGGCTGGTGCTGCGCTACCGCGCGCCCAGGGGCTTCGGCGACTTCCTCGAGGTGCGCCTGGACGGCAGCGGCAGCGCGGACTTCCCGCACGTGCGCGTGCTGCCGCGCCACCGCCTGGACGGCAAGGACGGCTGGAGCGAGGCGTGGCTGTCCCTGCAGGAGCTCAACCCCGCGGGCGCCCCCTTCGACCGCATCGTGCTGCGCGCGGCCGAGCAGGTGGGAAACGAGCGCGTGGAGGTGGACGGCGTGGGCTTCACCGCCACCGCGCCCGCGGGCGGCCCCGAGGTCGCCGCGGCCCCCCAGGCCGCCCCGCGCGAGGTGCAGCTCTCCCTCGACTGCCGCGCGCCCGCGCAGCGCATCAAGCCGGGCATCTACGGCATCGCGTACGACCAGATGCGCGACGCTCAGAGCATCCACCAGTGGCAGCTGGGCGCCACCATGCGCCGCTGGGGCGGCAACGCCACCAGCCGCTACAACTGGGAGCTGGGCAACGCCTGGAACACCGCGAGCGACTGGTACTTCCGCAACGTGAACTACACGGACGTGCCCAACTTCTCGTACACGCGCTTCCTCGATGCGGACCTCGAGAAGGGCGTGCAGACCGCCCTCACGGTGCCCACCATCGGCTGGGTCGCGAAGGACACGAGCTCGCACGCGTTCTCGGTGGCCACCTTCGGCGCGCAGGCCTCGGTGGACCCCAGCGTGCCGGACGCGGGCAACGGCGTGGACACCAAGGGCCAGCGCATCGCGCCGGGGCCTCCCGAGCTCACCAGCGTGCCGGCGGGCCCGGACTTCATCGGCCGCTGGGTGAAGGCCATCCGCAAGCGCGACGCCGAGAAGGGCACGCGCAGCGTGCACATGTACATCCTGGACAACGAGCCGGCGCTCTGGAG
This Aggregicoccus sp. 17bor-14 DNA region includes the following protein-coding sequences:
- a CDS encoding glycoside hydrolase family 44 protein — translated: MKAAASGGRAVPLLAARALVLLALALACGRSAVAAERAPGQRTQAAPAPSEPLYVSGLKGEWQDYGWAPRELKAGAPARLDLSNKGGWIIARPGYGARPAGLVLRYRAPRGFGDFLEVRLDGSGSADFPHVRVLPRHRLDGKDGWSEAWLSLQELNPAGAPFDRIVLRAAEQVGNERVEVDGVGFTATAPAGGPEVAAAPQAAPREVQLSLDCRAPAQRIKPGIYGIAYDQMRDAQSIHQWQLGATMRRWGGNATSRYNWELGNAWNTASDWYFRNVNYTDVPNFSYTRFLDADLEKGVQTALTVPTIGWVAKDTSSHAFSVATFGAQASVDPSVPDAGNGVDTKGQRIAPGPPELTSVPAGPDFIGRWVKAIRKRDAEKGTRSVHMYILDNEPALWSETHRDVHPEPVTYDELLQRTLAYGTAVRRADPDAVIAGPAEWGWSNYLYSAKDAKVSYTLAPDRRAHGNVPLVPWLLRKVRESERQTGVRVLDVLDLHFYPQGKGIGVGTGGQTDPGTNERRIRSTRGLWDPTYVDESWIGEPVRLIPRMREWVDQNAPGVGLSIGEYNFGAEGHMSGGLALAEALGRFGQYGLDAAFYWTYPPENSPAFWAFRAYRNFDGKGGRFQDLSVPARSSLASTSLFASRDESGEHLVAVLLNLDPERPARGRLDLGACGSVSAQRAFRYIGEAAGFRELPASEVPGASGPDVTLPPYSMTVLDLTLSARPKTSR
- a CDS encoding glycosyltransferase family 2 protein, which codes for MALLLLAVPALLAALYLLALTLLSGRLPVPARAPARLRFDLVVPAHNEEAGIARTVANLSALDYPAALRRIVVVADNCTDATAERARAAGAHVLVRHDAERRGKGYALEYAFARSLEEAQADAVVVVDADTVVSAGLLHAFAARLEAGARAVQAEYGVQNPDASWRTRLLTIAFALFHDVRSRARERLGLSCGLRGNGMCFALPLLRQVPHDAFSVVEDVEYGLRLGLAGQRVHYAGEVKVLGEMVAGEQGSRSQRRRWEGGRLQLMRQHGLPLLGRGLAQRSGLLVDLALDILVPPLSWLAAPALLLGALALALSLAGGHALLSLGAWGAVLAMLTLYVLRGWWLSGMGLRGLADLACAPLYVLWKLVLLLRRPQHPKGAWVRTTREGESR
- a CDS encoding O-antigen ligase family protein, with protein sequence MSEAPSHPVRFAALVVLLTLATCAALVVGGGQPLFALAPVAGLGLLWVLWKVPLRGPLLVLLALALALEVPSERPGNGRFTTPLYPLGQVLFDNLNNVTGIGALRFSGMDLVVVGALFLVFYRKAMRQDVDGARGVQTASCVGPVLLLAILGVVFMELWGIGRGGDFRNSLWQMRQMLFLPLLAYLFQATMRGPKDHRAIALILVGCAVWKALLGLYIYKVIYGPLNIRPQHATMHSDSVIYATAVVMLLVRWNERRDLTGWLGVLGVLPVLAVGMFVNNRRIVYVEIVLALATLYFLLPWNAVKRLATRAVLLMVPLVPLYLAVGWNSSAGIFKPAQTVKSIVSADADRSTATREIENYNLYITLKQNPLIGTGLGHEYVEQSRADDISQFFPQYRFIPHNSLLGLWAFGGLVGFTCVWAPLLVAVFLAVRSYRFAHRPGDRTAALTIIAAIFAFVCQAYGDMGLQSWPGVFLAAAAVSVAGKLAVAVGAWPERRVRAAPPALALPSRAPSQESLA